One region of Marivirga arenosa genomic DNA includes:
- a CDS encoding DUF6340 family protein: protein MKRLFLFYFLLALVLSSCMKSVSINTLRPADINIPNDIQSIALIDRTAYKKDAIGIIEGVLTGEGINEDRDGVMTMFNSLQNSLRASPRFDVVLASERLKGQNILGSFPEPLDWRQVDQLTRKYNTDALLVVEIFDSNFIVTNGKRKNTRKVKDKDGNEVEEEYTEFFAEGVGNNRIGIRLYDAKNRTIIDQDIYTSNKTWESSATSLKEALAQLVNKSQATKYLARSVGNTYASKIAPMPVRVSRSYYAKPKKNSYLRKGARQASVNQWEDAISSWKMGLRKTSDSKTAGRLAYNIALGYEIMGDLFKAHEWAGKSFVDYGNKKGRSYASLLNNRMITEEILDEQLRLPEKDSDQKPETGGEKQDKPTIKIKMKEN, encoded by the coding sequence ATGAAAAGGCTTTTCCTATTTTATTTCCTTCTCGCTCTAGTACTGTCTTCTTGTATGAAATCCGTTTCGATCAATACTTTAAGACCTGCGGATATCAACATTCCAAATGATATTCAGTCCATTGCCTTAATTGATAGAACAGCCTATAAAAAAGATGCTATTGGTATAATTGAAGGAGTATTAACCGGAGAAGGGATTAATGAAGATCGTGATGGCGTAATGACCATGTTTAATAGTCTTCAAAATAGTTTAAGAGCTTCTCCTCGATTCGATGTTGTGCTAGCATCTGAAAGATTGAAGGGACAAAATATACTAGGCTCATTTCCCGAACCATTAGATTGGAGACAAGTAGATCAGCTTACCAGAAAATATAATACAGATGCCTTATTAGTAGTAGAAATATTCGATAGCAATTTCATTGTAACCAATGGCAAAAGAAAAAATACCAGAAAAGTAAAAGACAAAGATGGAAATGAGGTGGAAGAAGAATATACTGAGTTTTTTGCTGAAGGAGTAGGAAATAATAGAATTGGTATCCGTTTGTACGATGCCAAAAACAGGACCATTATTGATCAAGACATTTACACTTCGAATAAAACCTGGGAATCATCCGCTACTTCCTTGAAAGAAGCTTTAGCTCAATTAGTCAATAAATCTCAGGCCACTAAATATTTAGCGCGTTCTGTTGGAAATACATATGCAAGTAAAATTGCTCCAATGCCGGTTAGAGTTTCTAGGTCTTATTATGCAAAACCAAAGAAAAATAGTTATTTAAGAAAAGGGGCTAGGCAAGCTAGCGTTAACCAGTGGGAAGATGCCATTTCAAGCTGGAAAATGGGTCTGAGAAAAACTAGCGATAGTAAAACTGCGGGAAGATTAGCATACAACATTGCTTTGGGATACGAAATAATGGGCGATTTATTTAAAGCGCATGAATGGGCAGGAAAATCATTTGTTGATTATGGTAACAAAAAAGGTAGAAGTTATGCCAGCCTCTTAAATAATAGAATGATCACTGAAGAAATTTTAGATGAACAATTACGTTTACCTGAAAAAGATTCTGATCAAAAACCAGAAACCGGAGGTGAAAAGCAGGATAAGCCTACCATTAAAATAAAGATGAAGGAAAATTGA
- a CDS encoding 1-aminocyclopropane-1-carboxylate deaminase/D-cysteine desulfhydrase, producing MSVEKFFSPKDVPIQRVQFAGLIFDVLRLDKIHAGASGNKFFKLKYNFLEAEKKGYKNILTFGGAFSNHIAATAISSAACGFNSVGVIRGEEVENPTLNLAKRYGMKLHFISREKYKEKDDPEFIDKLKTQFDYPYIIPEGGTNDMAIAGTAEIHNFIPKEYNLIASCFGTGGTLGGLIKGKSEHQNILGFSVLKGDWPKKEIQNLLGQQQFQDWEINTEYHFGGYAKWKPELIDFIEEFYDKTTIPLDPIYTGKLMYGLMMEWKKDKINSDQKILVIHSGGLQGIKGFNERFGFKLAEK from the coding sequence ATGTCAGTAGAAAAATTCTTTTCGCCAAAAGATGTTCCTATTCAAAGAGTTCAGTTTGCAGGACTGATCTTTGATGTTTTAAGATTAGACAAAATTCATGCCGGTGCCTCAGGGAATAAGTTCTTTAAACTGAAATATAATTTCCTGGAAGCTGAGAAAAAGGGCTATAAGAATATTCTAACTTTTGGAGGAGCCTTTTCAAATCATATAGCGGCTACTGCCATTTCATCTGCTGCTTGCGGCTTTAATTCCGTGGGAGTAATAAGGGGTGAGGAGGTGGAAAACCCAACACTCAACTTAGCCAAAAGATATGGTATGAAACTTCATTTTATAAGTAGGGAAAAATATAAAGAAAAGGATGATCCAGAATTTATAGACAAACTAAAAACTCAATTTGATTATCCCTATATTATTCCAGAAGGCGGCACTAATGATATGGCTATAGCTGGAACTGCAGAAATCCATAATTTCATTCCTAAAGAATACAATTTGATAGCGAGCTGTTTTGGTACAGGAGGAACTTTAGGAGGATTAATTAAGGGAAAATCGGAACATCAAAATATATTGGGCTTTTCTGTTTTAAAAGGAGATTGGCCAAAAAAAGAAATCCAGAATCTTTTAGGTCAACAACAATTTCAGGACTGGGAAATCAATACTGAATATCATTTTGGTGGTTATGCCAAATGGAAGCCTGAGTTAATTGATTTCATTGAAGAGTTTTATGACAAAACGACTATACCTCTCGACCCCATTTATACAGGAAAATTAATGTATGGCCTTATGATGGAATGGAAGAAAGATAAAATCAATTCAGACCAAAAAATATTAGTGATTCATTCAGGAGGCCTTCAGGGAATTAAAGGCTTTAATGAGAGGTTTGGGTTTAAATTGGCAGAGAAATAG
- a CDS encoding arylesterase: MRFYINVLLFSFLLAVASCASNNEKKKEKVENEVSQKEPEKVEKQNNIIFFGNSLTAGYGVESEEAFAGLTQKRLDSLGFEYNVINAGVSGETTASGLSRVEWVVKRQPVDIFVLELGGNDGLRGIKPEETDKNLRAIIDKVRSIHPEVKILLAGMMVPPNMGQAYAEEFQKIFPQIAEDKNVNLIPFLLKDVGGEAELNLPDGIHPTPEGHKIVAETVWENLKPLL; this comes from the coding sequence ATGAGGTTTTATATTAATGTATTATTGTTCTCATTCCTTTTGGCTGTAGCCTCTTGTGCTTCAAATAATGAAAAAAAGAAAGAAAAAGTTGAAAATGAAGTAAGTCAGAAAGAGCCTGAAAAGGTAGAAAAGCAAAACAACATTATATTTTTTGGAAATAGTTTAACAGCTGGTTATGGTGTAGAGTCAGAAGAAGCATTTGCTGGATTAACGCAAAAAAGATTGGATTCTCTGGGCTTTGAGTATAATGTGATTAATGCTGGAGTAAGTGGTGAAACTACAGCAAGTGGTTTATCAAGAGTGGAGTGGGTAGTAAAAAGACAGCCAGTTGATATTTTTGTTTTAGAATTAGGAGGCAATGATGGATTAAGAGGAATTAAACCTGAAGAAACCGACAAAAACTTAAGAGCTATTATTGATAAAGTAAGATCAATACATCCAGAAGTAAAAATTCTATTGGCAGGAATGATGGTACCTCCTAACATGGGACAAGCCTATGCGGAAGAATTTCAAAAGATATTTCCACAAATTGCTGAAGATAAAAATGTTAATCTCATTCCATTTTTGTTAAAAGATGTGGGAGGAGAGGCAGAACTAAATCTACCAGATGGAATTCACCCAACGCCAGAGGGTCATAAAATTGTGGCTGAAACAGTGTGGGAAAATCTAAAGCCTTTATTATAA
- a CDS encoding T9SS type A sorting domain-containing protein: MKKPLLLFPAFLLILSFCFTVKAQVQEWQSIQSFPDSRSGAVSFVIGDTAYVGTGYNGTSHLNSFYKYNADDANWRSINNFPGAARKNAVAFVADAKAYVGTGTDGTTQLKDFYEYDPSTGNWSPISDLPGEIRNQASSFSINNKGYVGLGGNDTGSLNDFYEYDPVTGAWEAIASLPESEARSRAVGFSANGKGYIASGVGSIQFSGMYSYDPVSDSWSEEIFADSKLSSLQQNTAYTDADGLVHILNSGSTKEQVVIDPTDNTLTTEDAYFTDERNAGVAFFLNGEAYAGIGLLYDEFGDAIEKNSFQKLVTIYPPEAPTYLHQYLSSYSSDIGWFDNSNNEDGFLIYLSENDNQNYEIVDTVTSANYKSRAYKFDNLKRNVNYYVKVAAYNKGGVIESDEISFIPLFETGKLNTPELLEVSENKIDSGSIKMQFNVLNNDIKARVIIEISYDDGSTFEEFLIGGTVSLLDTRWDSYLDSKFKQDADLLKFRVKVTTEGREDSDYSNIISFDTEELKPEAPQILTTFINSEYPKVDLEFVSFNNLDSLRFVIMVSDTIYEEYYGFSNRPKSLSIYDKDSINIFAINQNVFGIDTSNIVRINKHLLTPTFTNHRLTSNSAVEFGYSSNIDTLTNTVIERSIDGEKYEIIDTVRTSSKYEREYVDPTVEPNTRYYYRLRSINEKYTSLYSKPITANSQKTASWDSYRENSLSAITDSLEYYKISNIDHYDDKLFFVSTYTKKAFYFDLNLDKLISLPDIPLDSEMKAFSEVAFANYKAYFFTPEKIDGSTLKTIFVYDLEKYEWTKVNSNISAVKYASQFDENKIVLSIEEGSYSYEELIILDTKTNKIEFVNLSLDRLRYIGKIKDSLIAIDADKQAYMVDKSFSFKRTVKNNIEQVPYKNSITELNGQETQIYNGRIYNIDFTKQPFFEEKEVARVTDEYEPTSLVFSYQDTLVYMQQYDQGGSWINNFYYKNDDVLNPLVGFNVDSVGYETFDISWADSPDEEAYIVECYKISFFDNSRTDISLDTLEENTTSFRFTGLAPSNRYVFRVFPIKGELEGDAGGIYTRTLEVVINPPKNIQIEQNVVDSLKVSWELSEPTNMVDSIYIMDYIEHSTQDWYPYRNILEIKSNGKNQSLNLSVHKENSPQFVKIRAFNKWKSSDFVFSDTILTHLNSPQITEVAYFEKEGKYQLVINDKSDFESKFHIYKRSAEGEQFELLETIEGNQPNEFTFDDFIDDPSITYEYYVQSYLVEDDSVINSSFPSNIASTGNAVLSNTPLKSDELNIFPNPVTDYISITSNLNIQLKEIEVLSLEGRLIKIFKGSESIDVSELEKGIYLLKIKAKSGEVIKRFIKE; the protein is encoded by the coding sequence ATGAAGAAACCTTTACTATTATTCCCCGCTTTTCTATTAATTCTTTCGTTTTGTTTTACCGTAAAAGCTCAAGTTCAAGAATGGCAAAGTATCCAAAGTTTTCCTGATTCACGTTCAGGAGCCGTAAGTTTTGTGATAGGAGATACTGCTTATGTTGGAACGGGCTATAATGGAACAAGCCATTTAAATTCATTTTATAAATATAATGCTGATGATGCCAACTGGCGATCGATTAATAACTTTCCGGGTGCTGCTCGTAAAAATGCTGTTGCTTTTGTGGCCGATGCAAAAGCCTATGTTGGAACGGGTACAGACGGCACCACTCAATTAAAGGATTTCTATGAATATGATCCTTCTACCGGAAACTGGAGCCCAATTTCAGACTTACCTGGTGAAATAAGAAACCAAGCTTCAAGTTTTAGTATTAACAATAAAGGCTATGTAGGCTTAGGAGGAAACGATACAGGTTCATTGAATGATTTTTATGAATATGATCCTGTAACTGGGGCTTGGGAAGCTATTGCTTCTTTACCAGAAAGTGAAGCAAGAAGTAGAGCCGTTGGCTTTTCAGCAAATGGAAAAGGATACATTGCTTCGGGTGTTGGAAGTATTCAGTTTTCAGGCATGTATTCTTATGACCCTGTAAGTGATAGCTGGTCAGAAGAAATTTTTGCGGATAGTAAATTAAGCAGTTTGCAGCAAAACACAGCTTATACAGATGCTGATGGATTAGTCCATATTCTTAATTCTGGCTCTACCAAAGAGCAAGTAGTTATAGACCCAACCGATAATACTTTAACCACAGAAGATGCTTATTTCACAGATGAAAGAAATGCTGGAGTTGCATTTTTCCTTAACGGAGAAGCTTATGCAGGAATAGGGTTACTATACGATGAGTTTGGAGATGCAATTGAAAAGAATAGTTTTCAAAAATTGGTGACTATTTACCCGCCTGAGGCACCTACTTATTTACACCAATATTTATCTTCATACTCCTCCGATATTGGCTGGTTCGATAATTCAAATAATGAGGATGGGTTTCTAATTTATTTGTCCGAAAACGACAATCAAAACTACGAAATTGTAGATACGGTAACGAGCGCCAATTATAAGTCCAGAGCTTATAAGTTTGACAACTTAAAAAGAAATGTAAATTATTATGTTAAAGTAGCAGCATACAATAAAGGAGGCGTAATAGAGTCTGATGAAATCTCTTTTATTCCTCTGTTTGAAACAGGGAAATTGAATACTCCGGAACTTTTAGAGGTAAGTGAAAATAAAATAGATTCTGGCAGTATAAAGATGCAATTTAATGTATTAAACAATGATATTAAAGCCAGAGTTATAATTGAAATTAGTTATGATGACGGTAGTACTTTTGAAGAGTTTTTGATTGGTGGTACTGTTTCTTTATTAGATACAAGATGGGACTCTTATCTTGACAGCAAATTTAAACAAGATGCTGACCTTTTAAAATTTCGTGTAAAAGTCACTACAGAAGGAAGAGAAGATTCAGACTATTCAAATATCATATCATTTGATACAGAGGAACTAAAACCCGAGGCTCCTCAAATATTAACCACTTTTATAAATTCAGAGTACCCTAAAGTCGATTTAGAATTTGTTTCATTCAACAACCTTGATAGTCTGAGGTTTGTTATTATGGTGAGTGATACTATATATGAGGAGTATTATGGTTTTTCAAATAGACCTAAGAGTCTTTCAATCTATGATAAAGATTCAATTAACATATTTGCTATTAATCAAAATGTATTTGGAATAGATACTTCAAATATAGTAAGAATCAATAAACACTTGTTAACTCCAACATTTACTAATCACAGACTTACTAGTAATAGTGCTGTAGAATTTGGTTACAGCTCCAATATCGATACTCTAACTAATACAGTTATAGAACGATCTATTGATGGAGAAAAATATGAGATAATTGATACTGTTAGAACGAGCTCTAAATATGAACGTGAATATGTGGATCCTACAGTTGAACCTAATACAAGATATTACTATAGATTAAGGAGTATTAATGAAAAATACACTTCATTATATAGCAAGCCGATCACAGCTAATAGTCAAAAAACAGCTTCATGGGATTCGTATAGAGAAAACTCATTGAGTGCAATCACGGATTCATTGGAATATTACAAAATTAGTAATATTGATCATTATGACGATAAATTATTCTTTGTTTCTACCTATACCAAAAAGGCATTTTATTTTGATTTAAACTTAGACAAGCTGATAAGTCTTCCAGATATACCATTAGACAGTGAAATGAAAGCTTTTTCTGAGGTGGCGTTTGCCAATTATAAAGCATATTTCTTTACGCCAGAGAAAATAGATGGCTCCACTTTAAAAACAATCTTTGTTTATGATTTAGAAAAATATGAATGGACGAAAGTAAATAGCAACATTAGTGCAGTGAAGTATGCGAGCCAGTTTGACGAAAATAAAATAGTATTAAGTATCGAAGAAGGGTCATATTCTTATGAAGAGTTGATAATCTTAGACACTAAAACTAATAAAATTGAATTTGTAAATTTATCTCTGGATAGACTTAGATATATTGGTAAAATAAAAGACTCTTTAATTGCAATCGATGCCGATAAGCAAGCCTATATGGTTGACAAATCATTTTCTTTTAAAAGAACAGTTAAAAATAACATTGAGCAGGTTCCTTATAAAAACTCTATTACTGAATTGAATGGTCAAGAGACTCAGATTTATAATGGAAGAATTTATAATATAGATTTTACAAAGCAGCCTTTTTTTGAAGAAAAAGAAGTAGCCAGAGTTACAGATGAATACGAGCCTACCAGTTTGGTTTTTTCCTATCAAGATACTCTGGTGTATATGCAACAATATGATCAAGGAGGCAGTTGGATAAACAACTTCTATTACAAAAATGATGATGTATTGAACCCCCTGGTTGGATTTAATGTTGATAGTGTTGGTTATGAAACTTTCGACATAAGTTGGGCGGATTCCCCTGATGAGGAGGCTTATATCGTAGAATGCTATAAGATTAGCTTTTTTGATAATAGCCGAACAGATATTAGTCTAGATACTTTAGAAGAGAACACTACTAGTTTTAGGTTTACTGGTTTAGCCCCTTCAAATAGATATGTTTTTAGAGTATTTCCTATAAAGGGGGAACTAGAAGGTGATGCAGGTGGGATATATACTCGTACTCTCGAGGTAGTTATTAATCCTCCTAAAAATATTCAGATAGAGCAAAATGTTGTAGACTCTTTAAAAGTTAGCTGGGAGCTAAGTGAGCCGACTAATATGGTTGATTCAATATATATTATGGATTATATAGAACACTCTACTCAAGACTGGTATCCATATAGAAACATATTGGAGATTAAAAGTAATGGTAAAAATCAAAGTTTAAATCTCTCTGTGCATAAAGAAAACAGCCCACAATTTGTCAAAATTAGAGCTTTTAATAAATGGAAAAGTAGTGATTTTGTATTTAGTGACACTATCTTAACCCACTTAAATTCTCCTCAAATAACTGAAGTAGCCTACTTCGAAAAAGAAGGAAAGTATCAGCTGGTAATTAATGATAAATCAGATTTTGAATCAAAATTTCATATCTACAAAAGATCAGCAGAAGGAGAACAATTTGAATTATTAGAGACCATAGAAGGAAACCAACCTAATGAGTTTACATTTGATGATTTCATTGATGATCCAAGTATTACTTATGAATATTATGTGCAGAGTTATTTAGTGGAGGATGATTCTGTTATTAATTCTTCTTTCCCTTCTAATATAGCTTCCACTGGTAATGCAGTTTTATCTAATACACCTTTAAAATCAGATGAGTTAAATATATTCCCTAATCCAGTTACAGATTATATTTCAATAACTAGCAATTTAAACATTCAATTGAAAGAGATTGAAGTGCTGTCTTTAGAAGGTAGATTGATTAAGATATTTAAAGGTTCTGAATCAATTGATGTTTCAGAATTAGAAAAAGGGATTTATTTACTTAAGATTAAAGCAAAATCCGGAGAAGTAATTAAACGATTCATAAAGGAATAG
- the rlmB gene encoding 23S rRNA (guanosine(2251)-2'-O)-methyltransferase RlmB, with product MAAFHKKPKLNEKDYIFGTRAVIEAIHSGKEMDNIYIQKDVRNELVSELMDLCKEQKVPFTKVPIEKLNRITRKNHQGVIAMVSAVSYASLDNVINDAYAKGKDPLILILDRITDVRNFGAIARSAECAGVDAIVIPFKGSAQINSDAVKTSAGALHYIPVCRENNLKGTVEYLQQNGLQVVACTEKGTELIYDMPMAQPLAIIMGSEEDGISNDLIRIADHLAKIPMTGKIASLNVSVSAAIAVFEAVRQRSINTNS from the coding sequence ATGGCAGCATTTCATAAAAAACCCAAACTCAACGAAAAAGATTATATTTTTGGCACTCGTGCTGTCATTGAAGCCATTCATTCTGGCAAGGAGATGGATAATATCTATATCCAAAAAGATGTCCGAAATGAATTGGTTAGTGAGCTGATGGATTTATGCAAAGAGCAAAAAGTGCCTTTCACCAAAGTTCCGATTGAAAAACTTAATCGAATAACCAGAAAAAATCATCAAGGTGTAATCGCCATGGTTTCTGCAGTAAGCTATGCCTCATTGGATAATGTGATCAATGATGCTTATGCCAAAGGAAAAGATCCATTAATTCTAATTTTAGATAGAATTACAGATGTTAGAAATTTTGGTGCTATTGCCAGATCAGCGGAATGTGCGGGAGTGGATGCCATTGTAATTCCTTTTAAAGGGAGTGCTCAAATAAACTCTGATGCAGTAAAAACTTCAGCGGGCGCGTTACATTATATTCCTGTTTGTAGAGAAAATAATTTGAAAGGAACGGTAGAATATCTTCAGCAAAATGGTTTGCAAGTTGTAGCCTGTACTGAGAAGGGAACGGAGTTAATTTATGACATGCCAATGGCTCAACCTCTTGCCATCATCATGGGCTCAGAAGAAGATGGGATTAGTAATGATTTGATCAGAATAGCAGATCATTTAGCTAAAATTCCTATGACCGGAAAAATAGCATCACTTAATGTATCTGTTTCCGCAGCGATAGCAGTTTTTGAGGCGGTAAGGCAAAGGAGTATAAATACTAATTCTTAA
- a CDS encoding DUF2723 domain-containing protein, which produces MMSYQKINNLSGWIIFLIASAVYIFTLEPVASFWDCAEFIASAYKLQVPHPAGAPLFLLIGRMFSMFVSSDVEAVGFAVNLVSALSSGFTILFMYWSINLLSHKIMKIKVGEANTGQMIKIFAAGAIGSLAFTFSDSFWWSAVEAEVYAMSSFLIALVFWAMLKWDIIEDESTENRWLILIAYIIGLSIGVHLLNIVALPALGLIYYFKKYKTVTFKGIFFALLISSAILIVIWQFIILGVPNLIGKFEIFFINTVGLPFGFGALIFGIILVGAISYGIFYAIKNEKVTLHTFLLAFSFILIGYSSYFIVMIRSNYNPPIDQNNPENVMTLLSYLNRDQYGSRPLVHGQYFDAEVISQDRGDAVYSKGEEEYEITDYKITTQYDPKRTTIFPRMYSGAPGHPEEYRRWTGLRPNEKPNFADNIKFLFRYQLGHMYFRYLMWNFAGRESDIEGAGWKTMFQDDSEMPEIMKDNKARNNFYMLPFILGLIGLFFQYRKDVKGFSVVGLFFFLTGIALILYLNSPATEPRERDYIYAGSYYAFAFWIGFGVIAIANLLERAIKNPKLAGAVAGVICLLVPGIMASEGWDDHDRSERYFSVDAARNYLASCEPNAILFTGGDNDTFPLWFVQEVEGFRTDVRVIVLSYFNTDWYINQMRQNSYDSEPLPLSLSRKQVAQGGKNDYLPYMANTGISGAIPIDRYLSLIRSDNKSLEVPTSVGSYNMLPSKQLSLKVDSAHVRSLGIIPEDKADMMVDRMVWNVKGNGLEKKDLMILDIMNENNWERPIYFNTTSLNGIKMDLRKYVIQEGLTYRLLPLERDNVQEEFVNTEVMYNNLMNDFHFTNTTDPDVYYNENYRNFFLNNRSVYTALAKSMVNEGDNERALEVLNYIIEKVPNEVVPYDMTALDYVQIYLATGNEEKANEIIDILWEQNFNQFTYLVNHELIYMGRERQISFAILSQLVQIMRQYGMNQKAVEYQDQLRVLYERM; this is translated from the coding sequence ATGATGTCATATCAAAAGATTAACAACCTAAGTGGCTGGATTATATTTTTAATTGCTTCCGCTGTTTATATCTTCACTTTAGAACCTGTAGCTAGTTTTTGGGACTGCGCAGAATTTATTGCTAGTGCTTACAAACTGCAAGTTCCTCACCCTGCAGGGGCACCCTTATTTCTACTTATCGGTAGAATGTTTTCAATGTTTGTGAGCAGTGATGTAGAAGCGGTTGGCTTTGCAGTAAACTTGGTTTCTGCCCTAAGTAGTGGGTTTACCATATTGTTTATGTATTGGTCTATCAATCTACTTTCTCATAAAATTATGAAGATAAAGGTGGGTGAAGCCAACACTGGCCAGATGATCAAAATTTTTGCTGCGGGTGCAATTGGTAGTTTAGCCTTCACCTTTTCAGACTCCTTCTGGTGGTCAGCTGTTGAAGCAGAAGTTTATGCCATGTCATCTTTCCTAATTGCCTTAGTATTCTGGGCCATGTTGAAATGGGATATAATAGAAGATGAATCTACAGAAAATCGTTGGTTGATTTTAATTGCTTACATCATAGGTTTATCAATTGGAGTTCACTTATTAAATATAGTAGCACTTCCTGCATTAGGATTAATCTATTATTTCAAAAAATATAAAACGGTTACTTTTAAAGGGATCTTCTTTGCCTTATTAATCAGTAGTGCAATTCTGATTGTTATCTGGCAGTTTATCATTTTAGGAGTTCCTAACTTAATCGGTAAGTTTGAAATTTTCTTCATCAATACTGTTGGTCTACCTTTTGGTTTTGGAGCCTTAATATTTGGAATAATATTAGTGGGAGCTATTTCATACGGAATCTTCTATGCCATCAAAAATGAAAAAGTAACACTTCATACTTTCTTACTAGCCTTCTCCTTTATTTTGATAGGGTATTCATCGTACTTCATTGTAATGATCAGATCGAATTATAACCCACCGATTGATCAGAATAATCCTGAAAATGTGATGACCTTATTATCCTATTTAAATAGAGATCAATACGGATCAAGACCTTTGGTTCACGGTCAATATTTTGATGCGGAGGTTATTTCTCAAGATAGAGGAGATGCGGTTTACAGTAAGGGAGAAGAGGAATATGAAATAACAGATTATAAAATCACTACTCAATATGATCCGAAAAGAACCACTATCTTCCCAAGAATGTATAGTGGAGCACCGGGTCATCCTGAAGAATACAGAAGATGGACAGGATTAAGACCAAATGAAAAGCCAAATTTTGCGGATAACATTAAGTTCCTTTTCCGCTATCAATTAGGCCATATGTATTTCCGTTATCTGATGTGGAATTTTGCTGGTCGTGAAAGTGATATTGAAGGAGCAGGATGGAAAACGATGTTCCAGGATGATAGTGAAATGCCTGAAATTATGAAAGATAACAAGGCCAGAAATAATTTCTATATGTTGCCTTTCATTCTAGGATTGATTGGATTATTCTTCCAGTACAGAAAAGATGTTAAAGGTTTTAGTGTAGTGGGCTTATTCTTTTTCTTAACGGGTATAGCCTTAATACTTTATCTGAACTCACCAGCTACTGAACCTAGAGAAAGAGATTATATATATGCCGGATCTTATTATGCTTTTGCGTTTTGGATTGGCTTTGGAGTTATCGCTATTGCGAACTTATTAGAAAGGGCAATTAAAAACCCAAAACTTGCTGGAGCAGTAGCTGGAGTAATTTGTTTATTGGTTCCAGGAATAATGGCATCAGAAGGTTGGGATGACCACGACAGATCAGAAAGATATTTTTCTGTTGATGCAGCTAGAAATTACTTAGCATCATGCGAACCGAATGCCATTTTATTTACTGGAGGTGATAATGATACTTTCCCACTTTGGTTTGTTCAGGAAGTGGAAGGTTTCAGAACTGATGTTCGTGTAATTGTATTAAGCTATTTTAATACAGATTGGTATATCAATCAAATGCGTCAAAATTCTTATGATTCAGAACCGCTTCCATTGAGCTTAAGCAGAAAACAAGTGGCGCAAGGCGGAAAGAATGATTATCTGCCTTATATGGCGAATACAGGAATTTCCGGTGCCATTCCAATTGATCGTTATTTAAGCTTAATCAGAAGTGACAATAAAAGTTTAGAGGTGCCAACTTCAGTTGGAAGTTATAATATGTTGCCTTCTAAGCAATTAAGTTTAAAGGTAGATTCTGCACACGTGAGAAGTTTAGGAATTATTCCTGAAGACAAAGCCGATATGATGGTGGATAGAATGGTATGGAATGTAAAAGGAAATGGTCTTGAGAAAAAAGACTTAATGATTCTAGATATCATGAATGAAAATAATTGGGAAAGACCAATTTACTTCAACACTACTTCATTGAATGGTATTAAAATGGACTTAAGAAAATATGTAATTCAAGAAGGCTTAACGTATAGATTATTACCACTTGAAAGAGATAATGTGCAGGAAGAATTTGTCAACACAGAGGTTATGTATAATAACTTAATGAATGATTTCCATTTCACCAATACTACTGATCCGGATGTTTATTATAATGAAAACTATAGAAACTTCTTTCTAAATAATAGATCAGTTTATACTGCTTTAGCAAAATCAATGGTAAACGAAGGCGATAATGAAAGAGCTTTAGAGGTTCTTAATTATATAATTGAAAAAGTACCAAATGAAGTAGTTCCTTATGATATGACTGCATTAGATTATGTTCAGATTTACCTGGCAACAGGGAATGAAGAAAAAGCTAATGAAATTATTGATATTCTATGGGAGCAAAACTTTAATCAGTTTACATACTTGGTAAATCATGAATTGATTTATATGGGAAGAGAAAGACAAATTAGCTTCGCCATTTTAAGTCAATTAGTTCAAATCATGAGACAATATGGTATGAATCAAAAAGCGGTAGAATATCAAGATCAATTAAGAGTTTTATACGAAAGAATGTAA